A DNA window from Paenibacillus andongensis contains the following coding sequences:
- a CDS encoding YheC/YheD family endospore coat-associated protein, with protein MSSKRLGVLAIYLSKSRLEELSYFQRLSREGKKLGVQVEVFTPDDVEGDNAVRTLTYDSGLGKWIRKRTSLPPVIYDRCRYKAAANYQILKAFRNQHAELTFLSRPLANKWSMHQTLSENESIRPYLPATVRFSSVQELLKVLKKHKLIYVKPKNGTGGRGILRIEQLGSDLYLLQGRNQQRTIIAPFRATEKQLAIKLHTLKLSPDYVVQQGIQLTLRDGRVHDYRLLIQKNGQGEWEVTGCAGRIGPHHSITSNLHGGGSAVTQEKLLAYRFSSEEKMDAIKKEMNSFAYKLANFLETKFGKLCELGMDIAVDPKGHVWLLEVNPKPSREVFRKIGQHSIYQKAVTRPLEYAVWMMKQKKIKIEEQKNES; from the coding sequence TTGTCTTCGAAACGACTGGGCGTACTCGCTATCTATTTAAGTAAATCTCGGCTCGAAGAGCTTTCTTACTTTCAACGCCTAAGTAGGGAAGGAAAGAAACTTGGTGTTCAAGTTGAGGTATTTACCCCGGATGACGTCGAAGGAGACAATGCCGTTCGTACGCTGACGTATGATTCGGGTCTGGGTAAATGGATTCGCAAGCGAACTTCTTTGCCCCCTGTTATTTATGATCGTTGCCGGTATAAAGCGGCGGCAAATTATCAGATACTCAAAGCATTTCGGAATCAACATGCCGAGCTTACCTTTTTAAGCAGACCTTTAGCTAATAAATGGTCGATGCATCAAACCCTTTCAGAGAATGAAAGCATTCGCCCCTATTTACCAGCTACTGTACGATTTAGCTCCGTACAGGAGCTGCTGAAGGTGCTAAAGAAGCACAAGTTAATCTACGTAAAACCGAAGAATGGCACGGGTGGAAGAGGAATATTACGAATTGAACAGCTCGGTTCAGATCTTTATTTATTGCAAGGAAGGAATCAGCAGCGAACCATCATCGCTCCATTCCGCGCTACGGAAAAACAGCTTGCGATCAAACTGCATACCCTGAAATTGAGCCCCGATTATGTGGTTCAACAAGGAATCCAATTAACTCTGAGGGATGGCCGGGTGCATGATTATCGTTTGCTAATTCAAAAAAATGGCCAAGGCGAGTGGGAAGTAACCGGTTGTGCGGGCCGTATTGGCCCTCATCACAGTATCACTTCGAATCTGCATGGGGGCGGAAGTGCGGTAACGCAGGAAAAACTGTTAGCCTATCGCTTCTCTTCTGAAGAAAAAATGGATGCAATCAAGAAAGAGATGAACAGCTTTGCCTATAAGCTCGCTAACTTTTTGGAAACTAAATTCGGCAAGTTGTGCGAGTTAGGCATGGATATTGCCGTAGATCCTAAAGGTCATGTATGGCTTCTTGAAGTCAATCCGAAGCCATCACGCGAAGTTTTTCGCAAAATTGGCCAACATTCGATTTATCAGAAGGCGGTTACAAGACCACTTGAATATGCTGTCTGGATGATGAAACAAAAGAAAATAAAAATAGAAGAACAAAAAAACGAATCATAG
- a CDS encoding ArsR/SmtB family transcription factor, which yields MGKIGIEASEREDTCACTGADSVELMQEPQITEEQAVGIAEVFKALGDPTRVKMIYYLQQRELCVHDLATLLAMGQSAVSHQLRYLRDLHIVKRRKVGKTVFYSLDDNHIEQIFVQTLGHLQHM from the coding sequence ATGGGAAAAATAGGGATAGAAGCAAGTGAAAGAGAGGACACATGTGCTTGTACAGGTGCTGATTCGGTAGAACTTATGCAGGAACCTCAAATAACCGAGGAGCAAGCGGTAGGGATTGCGGAGGTATTCAAAGCCTTAGGCGACCCGACAAGGGTTAAAATGATCTATTACCTGCAGCAAAGGGAGCTATGCGTACATGATCTTGCAACGCTTCTTGCGATGGGGCAGTCGGCTGTCTCGCATCAGCTTCGCTACTTGCGGGATTTGCACATTGTCAAAAGACGTAAAGTGGGTAAAACGGTCTTTTATTCGCTAGACGATAATCATATAGAGCAAATTTTTGTTCAAACATTGGGACATCTTCAGCATATGTAG
- a CDS encoding YheC/YheD family endospore coat-associated protein: MGFFLHEIRQKPTLAILTVKDSNRVFRGNLDNFKDLIQTGERLGVDVYIVTAKDFNLSSPEIYGYRFNEETKKWSRELVPAPQVVYNRIPYRKMEMKPEVQQTIQSCNRSTSVQLFNPSFFNKWTLFGWLNSAKESKPYIPDTLQLNSANDLTQLLRKHAVLYLKPVKGKAGRGIMRIDRLTTANGRRNYRLSRQEDKKMTYSYHNSTDELWNEWNKHRGTHDYIVQQGIALTRYKDRAYDLRALVQKTSKGVWSVSGIGARVAGRASITTHVPRGGSIDEPRKLLTSAFGATEATNILKRVRKAAVTLAAQIEKSSGNQLGEMSMDIGVDTAGHIWFFEANSKPMKFDEPKIRQKSLERIIRYSLYLINNERRR; encoded by the coding sequence ATGGGCTTCTTCCTTCATGAGATACGACAAAAGCCTACTCTTGCCATTCTCACAGTAAAGGATAGTAATCGTGTCTTTCGCGGCAATCTGGACAATTTCAAGGATTTAATACAAACTGGCGAACGACTTGGTGTTGATGTATACATCGTGACTGCGAAGGATTTCAACTTATCCAGCCCCGAAATATATGGTTATCGTTTTAATGAAGAAACAAAAAAATGGAGCAGGGAACTCGTTCCCGCTCCACAAGTCGTATACAATCGTATTCCCTATCGCAAGATGGAAATGAAGCCTGAGGTCCAGCAAACCATTCAATCATGCAATCGCAGCACCAGCGTTCAGTTATTCAATCCTTCCTTCTTCAATAAATGGACCTTGTTTGGTTGGTTAAATAGTGCCAAAGAAAGCAAACCTTATATACCCGATACGTTGCAATTGAACTCAGCAAATGATCTGACTCAACTATTGCGTAAACATGCCGTTCTCTACTTAAAACCAGTAAAAGGTAAAGCTGGGAGAGGCATTATGCGCATAGATCGATTAACGACTGCAAATGGCCGCCGTAATTATAGGCTAAGCCGCCAAGAAGATAAGAAGATGACTTATAGTTACCATAATTCCACGGATGAACTGTGGAATGAATGGAATAAACACCGGGGTACTCATGACTATATCGTGCAGCAAGGTATCGCTTTAACAAGATACAAAGACCGCGCCTACGATTTACGCGCTTTAGTTCAGAAGACGTCCAAAGGTGTCTGGAGTGTATCGGGTATTGGAGCTCGTGTAGCGGGTAGAGCTAGCATCACGACACATGTGCCTCGCGGCGGATCCATCGACGAGCCACGCAAATTGCTTACGAGTGCGTTTGGCGCCACGGAAGCGACAAATATTTTGAAGCGAGTTCGTAAAGCCGCTGTTACACTCGCTGCGCAAATTGAGAAGTCATCCGGTAATCAACTTGGTGAAATGTCTATGGATATTGGTGTCGATACCGCAGGACACATCTGGTTTTTCGAAGCTAATTCTAAACCAATGAAATTCGACGAACCCAAAATTCGTCAAAAATCACTTGAACGTATTATCCGTTACAGCCTATACCTAATCAATAATGAGAGAAGAAGGTGA
- a CDS encoding YheC/YheD family endospore coat-associated protein, with protein MQQRSHRPLLGIMVTELNRELPFGSSDFYEHLTYHGATKGLDVFVFSPNRIDWKQELVRGYTYVSERQEWVKKLFPLPSIIYDRCFFNNKESYQQYRYHVSKLRETPHIRFLGYGLSGKWEVDQILQKDNTLHLYLPETCLLTNGTELRKWFRTRSDVFLKPQGGSQGRGALHIHKIRSAGGISSYHIKGRDAHNQPIERDFINFDSCWFWLRSLIGMRPYLIQEFLTLHSTEGTAYDVRSLVQKNGRGLWESTGMAVRIGKPGSITSNLHGGGTAEDVSSFLTKEFGDSKANELIATLAMLSSRIPPFLEAHHGRLAELGIDLGIDTYGRVWILEVNSKPGRSIFARTHNEKARTRSIANPIHYAEFLLHKKLS; from the coding sequence ATGCAGCAAAGATCACATCGTCCCTTGTTAGGGATAATGGTTACGGAATTGAATCGAGAGCTGCCCTTTGGAAGTTCAGACTTTTATGAGCATCTTACTTATCATGGTGCCACCAAGGGTCTTGACGTGTTCGTTTTCTCGCCGAATCGAATCGATTGGAAGCAAGAGCTGGTGCGGGGGTACACCTATGTAAGTGAAAGACAAGAATGGGTGAAGAAGCTCTTTCCTCTTCCCTCGATCATCTATGATCGGTGTTTCTTTAACAACAAAGAGAGCTATCAACAATACCGTTACCATGTGAGCAAGCTGCGTGAGACGCCCCATATTCGCTTTCTCGGTTATGGCTTGAGCGGGAAGTGGGAAGTGGATCAAATCCTACAAAAAGATAACACGCTGCACCTCTATTTGCCTGAAACGTGCTTGCTGACAAACGGCACCGAGCTGAGGAAGTGGTTTCGTACAAGGAGCGACGTCTTTCTCAAACCACAGGGCGGCAGTCAAGGCAGAGGGGCATTGCACATTCACAAGATAAGATCAGCAGGCGGTATCAGCTCTTATCATATAAAAGGGCGCGATGCTCACAATCAACCCATAGAGCGTGATTTCATAAACTTTGATTCGTGCTGGTTTTGGCTTCGCAGCCTGATTGGTATGCGACCCTATTTAATACAAGAATTCCTAACTCTCCATTCAACTGAGGGAACGGCTTACGATGTACGCTCCCTAGTGCAAAAAAACGGCCGTGGGTTATGGGAAAGTACCGGCATGGCCGTACGTATTGGCAAACCTGGAAGTATCACATCAAATCTACATGGCGGAGGTACTGCTGAAGATGTGTCCTCGTTCCTTACCAAGGAGTTTGGTGATTCCAAGGCAAATGAGCTTATTGCCACACTCGCCATGCTTTCAAGCCGGATCCCCCCTTTCCTGGAAGCTCATCACGGGCGACTGGCTGAGCTCGGCATTGATCTTGGGATTGATACCTATGGTCGCGTGTGGATTCTTGAAGTGAATTCGAAGCCGGGAAGATCGATTTTTGCGCGAACGCATAACGAAAAAGCACGCACAAGATCTATCGCAAACCCCATTCATTATGCTGAATTTTTACTTCACAAAAAGCTGAGCTAG
- a CDS encoding cation diffusion facilitator family transporter yields MHHHESEVQSHQHKDYSNCSGHKGHQGHDHAHHGHHHGHHHHGHSGNKQGLLIAFCITAGIMILEFAGGLWTNSLALLSDSGHMLSDAGALLLSLAALWFAAKPSSAHKSYGFHRVEILASLFNGVTLFVIAGLIIWEAVGRFMNPPTVASGSMMLIACVGLIANLLSAWALMRKGDVHGNLNLRSAYLHILGDALGSVGAILAGGAMLIFGWYVADPIISIIVSLLILKGAWSVLKSTIHILMEGTPEAVSYSDVKHVLESIDGVINVHDLHIWTITSGLDSLSCHLLIADDRDSQIVLQQAIHQIEERFQITHATIQIENSTNTHPELKV; encoded by the coding sequence ATGCATCATCATGAGTCTGAAGTGCAGTCACATCAACACAAAGATTATTCTAATTGCAGCGGTCACAAGGGTCACCAAGGACACGATCATGCACACCATGGACATCATCATGGACATCACCACCATGGCCACAGCGGAAATAAACAGGGACTTCTGATTGCATTTTGTATAACAGCGGGCATCATGATTTTAGAGTTTGCAGGAGGTTTATGGACCAATAGCTTGGCGCTGCTCTCGGATTCGGGTCATATGTTAAGTGATGCAGGCGCTCTGCTATTAAGTCTCGCTGCCCTTTGGTTCGCAGCTAAGCCGTCTTCCGCACATAAATCCTATGGGTTTCATAGAGTTGAAATCTTAGCCTCTCTGTTCAACGGTGTCACACTATTTGTAATAGCAGGGCTTATTATCTGGGAAGCAGTTGGGCGATTTATGAATCCTCCTACTGTTGCCAGTGGTTCCATGATGCTCATTGCATGCGTCGGTTTAATAGCCAATTTGCTTAGTGCTTGGGCTCTGATGCGCAAAGGGGATGTGCATGGCAATCTCAACCTGCGCAGCGCTTATCTGCATATTCTAGGGGATGCTTTGGGCTCTGTTGGAGCTATTTTAGCCGGTGGGGCTATGCTGATTTTCGGTTGGTATGTGGCTGATCCAATCATTAGTATCATTGTGTCTCTACTTATTCTTAAAGGGGCTTGGAGTGTACTGAAATCAACGATTCATATATTGATGGAAGGAACTCCCGAAGCCGTGTCTTATAGTGATGTCAAACACGTGCTCGAGAGCATTGATGGTGTTATCAATGTTCACGATTTACACATTTGGACGATTACTTCAGGTCTTGATTCTCTGAGCTGCCATTTGCTCATTGCGGATGATCGTGATAGTCAGATCGTTCTCCAGCAAGCTATTCATCAAATCGAGGAACGATTTCAAATCACGCATGCTACTATACAAATTGAAAACTCGACTAACACCCACCCGGAACTAAAAGTATAG
- a CDS encoding YheC/YheD family endospore coat-associated protein, protein MSLTTCMLHAVQRTDKSVYLTSELVKALRLTGNKSITVKVGSKSSTLPIRLIKKSGQHMYIPLSLMASLRIPRTGSVLVANNNNKELRIGPVIGILTNVVSGTSPFGTKTGFIRQIMNTGSNKSFIFAFSPSSVNWIQETVTGIIPKEDGGWIRKTFPLPDVVYNRLSSRKAEKSAGIEGFKERFVRRGVPLFNWSFFDKWDVYKMLDGDDAFRFVPESRINPSADQIKEMLDKHKFIYLKPTAGSLGIGIFRVTYNPKRGYFVRYRKGRENVLIRYGKFEGLMQMLGTGRGRLTNYVAQQGIRLIEIDSCPIDFRFHLTKNGNNNWVVAAIGAKKSGKGSVTTHIRNGGQLMTPEQVLRQIYGTRAEQILTNAKETAIKLAEGIEKNYNHLLGELGFDIGIDQSEKIWMFEANAKPGRSIFKHPSLKEGDTATLQNIYEHCLFLSRFRSRREN, encoded by the coding sequence ATGAGTTTGACAACGTGTATGCTCCACGCCGTACAACGAACAGATAAATCGGTCTACTTAACAAGTGAACTCGTCAAAGCTTTACGGTTAACCGGCAATAAATCGATTACTGTAAAGGTCGGCAGCAAAAGCTCAACCCTACCGATTCGTCTGATCAAGAAGAGTGGTCAGCATATGTATATACCGCTTTCCCTGATGGCCTCTTTACGCATTCCTCGAACAGGGAGTGTATTAGTCGCCAATAACAATAATAAAGAACTTCGCATCGGCCCAGTCATTGGTATCTTAACCAATGTCGTGAGCGGTACATCTCCATTCGGAACAAAAACTGGATTCATTCGCCAAATTATGAATACAGGCTCTAATAAGTCCTTTATTTTTGCTTTTAGCCCAAGTAGTGTGAACTGGATCCAAGAAACCGTTACTGGAATTATCCCGAAAGAAGATGGTGGCTGGATTCGCAAAACATTCCCTTTGCCTGATGTCGTTTATAATCGTCTGTCCAGCCGTAAAGCAGAGAAATCCGCAGGTATTGAGGGCTTTAAGGAGCGATTTGTACGTAGAGGGGTTCCCCTCTTTAACTGGAGCTTTTTTGATAAATGGGACGTTTACAAGATGTTAGATGGCGATGATGCTTTCCGCTTCGTCCCAGAATCCCGAATCAATCCGTCTGCTGATCAAATCAAGGAAATGCTTGATAAACATAAATTCATTTACTTGAAGCCCACGGCAGGGAGCCTAGGTATCGGTATTTTCCGCGTAACGTATAATCCTAAGCGAGGTTACTTTGTTCGGTACCGCAAGGGCCGTGAAAATGTTCTCATCCGCTACGGAAAATTCGAGGGTTTAATGCAAATGCTTGGAACTGGACGTGGCCGTCTCACGAATTATGTCGCACAGCAAGGGATTCGTCTCATTGAAATTGACAGCTGCCCTATTGATTTCCGCTTCCATTTAACGAAGAACGGTAATAACAATTGGGTCGTAGCAGCGATTGGCGCGAAGAAATCTGGGAAAGGCAGCGTCACGACCCATATCCGCAATGGCGGTCAATTGATGACACCCGAACAGGTGCTTCGTCAAATTTATGGGACTCGTGCAGAACAGATACTTACGAATGCCAAGGAGACAGCCATAAAGCTTGCCGAGGGCATCGAGAAAAACTATAACCATTTGCTTGGTGAGCTTGGTTTCGATATCGGTATTGATCAGAGCGAGAAAATTTGGATGTTCGAAGCTAATGCTAAGCCGGGAAGATCCATCTTCAAACACCCCTCGTTGAAAGAAGGAGACACTGCCACCTTACAAAATATATATGAGCACTGCCTCTTTTTGAGTCGCTTCCGCTCTAGGAGGGAAAATTAA
- a CDS encoding spore germination protein — protein sequence MPSFVGIFNINRNEGSLVNGDTFVIAPTSASKSYSGGGGGITGDFAVSNTLFSATITFDPDGIEAGANKVATAT from the coding sequence ATGCCTTCTTTTGTAGGAATATTCAACATTAATAGAAATGAAGGAAGTCTGGTAAACGGTGATACTTTCGTAATTGCTCCAACAAGTGCATCCAAGTCATATTCCGGCGGCGGCGGTGGAATAACGGGAGATTTCGCGGTATCCAATACGCTGTTTAGCGCAACGATTACGTTTGACCCGGATGGGATAGAGGCTGGTGCGAACAAAGTCGCAACAGCGACATAG